The following are encoded together in the Zingiber officinale cultivar Zhangliang chromosome 8A, Zo_v1.1, whole genome shotgun sequence genome:
- the LOC122012009 gene encoding uncharacterized protein LOC122012009: MEIKYSIDDIMVQDPPTEEFSASDLTWTKYGSFEHHLDDVALIPYERVEAFINGECSIAEHPTRFHIERGRKREKGSLKEYKNDEYLLYRLYWCSFGPENYGEGGTILPSRRYRLNTRNRAARPQSMRGCTCHFAVKRLYARPSVALIIYHERRHVNKSGFICHGPLDRDAIGPGAKKVPYICSEIQQQTMSLIYLGIPEENILQAHIEGVQRYCGPNASANSLASQYVQKIGMIIKRSTHELDLDDQASIRMWVERNKKSVFFYQDSSETDPFILGIQTHWQLQQMIRFCHQSILACHSSFGISKLKYPLHTLLAFDSRQHALPVAWVITRTITKQDVAKWMKALVDRIHAVDSAWGIGGFIIDDPALEMDPIREIFCCPILFSLWRIRKSWLRNVIKKCGHIEVQREIFKHLGKIIYSIWTKDNPIDTMEELFQDFVDQTAFLQYFKAFWVPKIEMWLGTVKSLPLASQEACSAIEGYHVKLKLKVYDDSHLDALQRVDWLVHKLTTELHSGYWLDLYADESGSFKSVKEDYIYSTSWQRAMLIPDEAVTFDDKEHLFAKVQSKNHSGQVRTIWNPGSEFAHCDCSWSMQGNLCKHIIKVNMLCQHKKEYQPSMSYLSFQDVLLDLWKRPMDDSLALDLSNAWATQLQHKTQRLVELTITGDIAKVTNKFPLKWACRKSRTSTGKPSSTVALSTTTKGKITKRVTAKRKSRKRKRI; this comes from the exons ATGGAGATAAAGTACTCAATTGATGATATCATGGTCCAGGATCCTCCAACAGAGGAGTTCTCTGCCTCGGACCTCACTTGGACCAAGTATGGAAGCTTCGAGCATCATTTGGATGATGTTGCACTCATTCCTTATGAACGAGTTGAAGCCTTTATCAACGGAGAATGTTCAATTGCTGAGCACCCTACTCGATTCCATattgaaagaggaagaaagagagagaaGGGTAGCCTAAAGGAATACAAAAATGATGAATATCTCCTATACAGGCT ATACTGGTGTTCATTTGGACCTGAGAACTATGGCGAGGGAGGAACCATATTACCAAGCAGAAGATATAGGCTCAACACAAGAAATCGTGCTGCCCGGCCACAATCCATGCGTGGTTGCACTTGCCATTTTGCTGTCAAGCGCTTGTATGCACGACCATCGGTTGCtcttatcatatatcatgagagGAGACATGTGAACAAATCTGGTTTCATATGCCATGGTCCTCTTGATCGAGATGCAATTGGCCCAGGGGCTAAGAAAGTTCCCTACATTTGCAGTGAAATCCAACAACAGACCATGTCCTTGATTTATCTTGGCATCCCAGAAGAAAATATATTGCAAGCTCATATAGAGGGTGTCCAACGTTATTGTGGTCCAAATGCAAGTGCAAATAGTCTTGCCTCTCAGTATGTCCAGAAGATTGGAATGATCATCAAGAGGTCCACACATGAGCTAGATTTGGATGACCAAGCTAGTATTCGCATGTGGGTTGAGAGAAATAAAAAATCAGTGTTCTTCTACCAGGATTCTTCAGAGACTGATCCATTCATATTGGGAATCCAAACACATTGGCAGTTGCAGCAGATGATTAGGTTCTGTCATCAAAGCATCTTAGCATGTCACTCATCGTTCGGCATAAGCAAGCTCAAG TATCCACTGCATACACTCCTTGCTTTTGACTCCAGGCAACATGCTTTACCTGTTGCTTGGGTCATAACCCGAACTATCACTAAGCAGGATGTTGCTAAGTGGATGAAAGCTCTCGTGGACAGGATTCATGCTGTTGATTCAGCTTGGGGAATTGGTGGGTTTATTATTGATGATCCAGCTTTAGAGATGGATCCCATTAG GGAGATCTTTTGCTGTCCCATTCTCTTCTCTCTATGGCGAATTCGTAAATCATGGCTCAGGAATGTGATAAAGAAATGTGGTCACATTGAAGTTCAGCGAGAAATATTTAAACACTTGGGCAAGATAATATACAGTATATGGACTAAAGACAATCCTATCGATACCATGGAAGAATTATTTCAGGATTTCGTTGACCAGACCGCCTTCCTTCAGTATTTCAAGGcattttgggttccaaaaattG AGATGTGGCTTGGAACTGTTAAGAGTCTACCACTTGCTAGCCAGGAGGCCTGCAGTGCTATCGAAGGATATCATGTAAAGTTGAAGCTGAAAGTCTATGATGATTCTCACCTTGATGCGCTCCAACGGGTGGATTGGTTAGTTCATAAGCTAACAACTGAGCTTCATTCTGGTTACTGGCTTGATCTATATGCTGATGAAAGTGGGTCCTTCAAATCGGTCAAAGAGGACTATATATATTCCACTTCATGGCAGAGGGCTATGTTGATTCCAGATGAAGCTGTTACATTTGATGATAAAGAGCATCTCTTTGCTAAGGTTCAAAgcaagaatcacagtggtcaagtGCGCACCATCTGGAATCCTGGGTCTGAGTTTGCTCACTGCGATTGTTCGTGGTCAATGCAAGGGAACCTATGCAAGCACATTATAAAGGTTAACATGCTCTGCCAACATAAAAAAGAGTATCAGCCTTCAATGTCATACCTCTCATTTCAGGATGTGTTACTCGATCTTTGGAAGAGACCAATGGATGACTCACTCGCACTTGATCTATCTAATGCGTGGGCTACTCAACTGCAGCACAAGACCCAGAGACTTGTGGAGCTTACTATTACTGGTGATATCGCCAAAGTGACCAACAAATTTCCCTTAAAATGGGCGTGTAGGAAAAGTAGGACATCAACTGGCAAACCATCTAGCACTGTTGCTCTTTCTACCACCACCAAAGGAAAAATTACGAAAAGAGTTACGGCTAAGAGGAAGAGTCGCAAGCGGAAGAGAATCTAG
- the LOC122012008 gene encoding uncharacterized protein LOC122012008 isoform X1 produces MMRALFEKSREVDVRLLLSKLGFAVSVPIAGYLAVNPNLPGSSSSAASSEAGGVGQSTVFSGASRIFKDELHIRESEGVLAKIMRGTSDITNTTRAIGAIQRTSPSIIKSWVEEGCHLPPVEQLPVYPESIIKQPTYTESEAEKVEMEQETAEIQEQKRSHSLDCCVSNNQQDLMREIEEQLKNNLMKANNLYIKFHSQNEENHHLVIWNPECWGMIREFETVIMVVACLIRALQSDWWHLSHKMAALEPKRITMMANKTEDKQQGDAKIKDSSKMLEMETEKGNLTKLNMSTEVELVDKLEVAENLASSSCSPNDQESEEDMVMSYLIEANQEEMEIVRLLGDHIAEFTNMVQAWQINTLFESEQWDSATSSKKSAKISPIESLSTGAEKKPEQTAILPADSDIDQNKYLNDVDTENCNPPKTSNMLKREQRSSATSFEKVAGSCPSEDLGAETEEKHEVVIQYGSFGIDQKDKNLNDCHLSDCSSQRVINKYPNSSPSVSSMMSNSSTGRSKHHKSFGSKVLGKLKMVLRKHTRKKAKNFPDNTSDTKAAVSSCCSGDMRRNSCNSDLSCSEKHPSTQELFKIKYKTDRWKSDTAWSESCFRSTFEIPREKISAIQEEDTNAF; encoded by the exons ATGATGAGAGCTTTGTTTGAGAAAAGCAGAGAGGTGGACGTCAGGTTGCTGCTCTCAAAGCTAGGTTTTGCTGTCTCTGTTCCCATTGCTGGGTATTTGGCGGTCAACCCTAATCTACCGGGTTCATCCTCTTCGG CAGCAAGCTCTGAAGCAGGCGGCGTTGGCCAGTCTACTGTTTTCTCTGGAGCTAGCAGAATCTTCAAAGATGAGCTTCATATCCGAGAAAGT GAGGGAGTCTTGGCAAAGATCATGCGTGGAACTTCAGATATCACAAATACCACCAGGGCCATCGGTGCCATCCAGAGGACTTCTCCAAGCATCATCAAGAGTTGGGTTGAAGAGGGTTGTCACTTACCACCAGTCGAGCAACTTCCAGTATACCCAGAGAGCATTATTAAGCAACCAACTTATACTGAATCAGAAGCCGAGAAGGTGGAGATGGAGCAAGAAACTGCAGAAATTCAAGAACAGAAGAGAAGTCATTCACTTGATTGCTGTGTTTCAAATAATCAGCAGGATTTAATGAGAGAAATTGAGGAGCAGCTAAAAAATAATCTGATGAAGGCTAATAATCTGTACATAAAATTTCATTCACAAAATGAAGAAAATCATCATCTCGTGATTTGGAACCCAGAGTGCTGGGGAATGATCAGGGAGTTTGAGACTGTGATAATGGTTGTAGCTTGTCTGATCAGGGCATTGCAATCTGATTGGTGGCACCTGAGTCATAAGATGGCAGCTTTGGAGCCAAAAAGGATCACCATGATGGCTAATAAAACTGAAGACAAACAACAAGGTGATGCCAAGATCAAGGATAGCTCAAAGATGCTGGAGATGGAAACTGAGAAGGGAAATCTTACAAAATTAAACATGAGCACGGAAGTAGAGCTGGTTGATAAGTTGGAGGTTGCAGAAAATCTGGCCTCCTCCAGTTGCTCCCCAAATGACCAAGAG AGTGAAGAGGACATGGTGATGAGTTACCTAATAGAAGCAAACCAAGAAGAAATGGAAATTGTACGGCTACTGGGTGATCATATTGCAGAATTTACAAACATGGTGCAAGCTTGGCAAATCAATACTTTGTTTGAGAGTGAGCAGTGGGATTCTGCAACATCCAGTAAGAAATCAGCAAAAATTTCTCCAATTGAAAGCTTGAGTACTGGAGCAGAGAAGAAACCAGAACAAACTGCTATTCTACCAGCAGATTCCGACATCGATCAGAACAAGTACTTGAATGACGTGGACACTGAGAACTGCAATCCACCCAAAACGAGCAACATGTTGAAGCGTGAGCAAAGGAGTTCCGCGACTTCCTTTGAGAAAGTTGCAGGAAGTTGTCCAAGTGAAGACTTGGGTGCTGAGACAGAGGAAAAACATGAAGTTGTGATTCAATATGGAAGTTTTGGTATAGATCAGAAGGACAAGAACTTGAATGATTGTCATTTATCTGATTGCTCTTCACAACGAGTTATCAACAAATATCCAAATAGTTCACCTTCTGTCTCTTCCATGATGAGTAACAGCAGTACAGGAAGATCAAAGCATCATAAATCATTTGGTTCAAAAGTCCTTGGCAAGCTGAAGATGGTCCTCAGAAAGCACACCCGCAAGAAGGCAAAAAACTTTCCAGATAATACTTCTGATACAAAGGCAGCTGTTTCATCGTGTTGTTCAGGAGATATGAGAAGGAACTCATGCAATAGTGATCTCTCGTGTTCTGAGAAGCATCCTTCGACACAAGAGTTATTCAAAATCAAATACAAAACTGATAGATGGAAGAGTGACACCGCATGGAGTGAGAGTTGTTTCAGATCTACATTTGAAATTCCAAGGGAAAAGATATCTGCTATACAAGAAGAGGATACAAATGCATTTTGA
- the LOC122012008 gene encoding uncharacterized protein LOC122012008 isoform X2 encodes MMRALFEKSREVDVRLLLSKLGFAVSVPIAGYLAVNPNLPGSSSSASSEAGGVGQSTVFSGASRIFKDELHIRESEGVLAKIMRGTSDITNTTRAIGAIQRTSPSIIKSWVEEGCHLPPVEQLPVYPESIIKQPTYTESEAEKVEMEQETAEIQEQKRSHSLDCCVSNNQQDLMREIEEQLKNNLMKANNLYIKFHSQNEENHHLVIWNPECWGMIREFETVIMVVACLIRALQSDWWHLSHKMAALEPKRITMMANKTEDKQQGDAKIKDSSKMLEMETEKGNLTKLNMSTEVELVDKLEVAENLASSSCSPNDQESEEDMVMSYLIEANQEEMEIVRLLGDHIAEFTNMVQAWQINTLFESEQWDSATSSKKSAKISPIESLSTGAEKKPEQTAILPADSDIDQNKYLNDVDTENCNPPKTSNMLKREQRSSATSFEKVAGSCPSEDLGAETEEKHEVVIQYGSFGIDQKDKNLNDCHLSDCSSQRVINKYPNSSPSVSSMMSNSSTGRSKHHKSFGSKVLGKLKMVLRKHTRKKAKNFPDNTSDTKAAVSSCCSGDMRRNSCNSDLSCSEKHPSTQELFKIKYKTDRWKSDTAWSESCFRSTFEIPREKISAIQEEDTNAF; translated from the exons ATGATGAGAGCTTTGTTTGAGAAAAGCAGAGAGGTGGACGTCAGGTTGCTGCTCTCAAAGCTAGGTTTTGCTGTCTCTGTTCCCATTGCTGGGTATTTGGCGGTCAACCCTAATCTACCGGGTTCATCCTCTTCGG CAAGCTCTGAAGCAGGCGGCGTTGGCCAGTCTACTGTTTTCTCTGGAGCTAGCAGAATCTTCAAAGATGAGCTTCATATCCGAGAAAGT GAGGGAGTCTTGGCAAAGATCATGCGTGGAACTTCAGATATCACAAATACCACCAGGGCCATCGGTGCCATCCAGAGGACTTCTCCAAGCATCATCAAGAGTTGGGTTGAAGAGGGTTGTCACTTACCACCAGTCGAGCAACTTCCAGTATACCCAGAGAGCATTATTAAGCAACCAACTTATACTGAATCAGAAGCCGAGAAGGTGGAGATGGAGCAAGAAACTGCAGAAATTCAAGAACAGAAGAGAAGTCATTCACTTGATTGCTGTGTTTCAAATAATCAGCAGGATTTAATGAGAGAAATTGAGGAGCAGCTAAAAAATAATCTGATGAAGGCTAATAATCTGTACATAAAATTTCATTCACAAAATGAAGAAAATCATCATCTCGTGATTTGGAACCCAGAGTGCTGGGGAATGATCAGGGAGTTTGAGACTGTGATAATGGTTGTAGCTTGTCTGATCAGGGCATTGCAATCTGATTGGTGGCACCTGAGTCATAAGATGGCAGCTTTGGAGCCAAAAAGGATCACCATGATGGCTAATAAAACTGAAGACAAACAACAAGGTGATGCCAAGATCAAGGATAGCTCAAAGATGCTGGAGATGGAAACTGAGAAGGGAAATCTTACAAAATTAAACATGAGCACGGAAGTAGAGCTGGTTGATAAGTTGGAGGTTGCAGAAAATCTGGCCTCCTCCAGTTGCTCCCCAAATGACCAAGAG AGTGAAGAGGACATGGTGATGAGTTACCTAATAGAAGCAAACCAAGAAGAAATGGAAATTGTACGGCTACTGGGTGATCATATTGCAGAATTTACAAACATGGTGCAAGCTTGGCAAATCAATACTTTGTTTGAGAGTGAGCAGTGGGATTCTGCAACATCCAGTAAGAAATCAGCAAAAATTTCTCCAATTGAAAGCTTGAGTACTGGAGCAGAGAAGAAACCAGAACAAACTGCTATTCTACCAGCAGATTCCGACATCGATCAGAACAAGTACTTGAATGACGTGGACACTGAGAACTGCAATCCACCCAAAACGAGCAACATGTTGAAGCGTGAGCAAAGGAGTTCCGCGACTTCCTTTGAGAAAGTTGCAGGAAGTTGTCCAAGTGAAGACTTGGGTGCTGAGACAGAGGAAAAACATGAAGTTGTGATTCAATATGGAAGTTTTGGTATAGATCAGAAGGACAAGAACTTGAATGATTGTCATTTATCTGATTGCTCTTCACAACGAGTTATCAACAAATATCCAAATAGTTCACCTTCTGTCTCTTCCATGATGAGTAACAGCAGTACAGGAAGATCAAAGCATCATAAATCATTTGGTTCAAAAGTCCTTGGCAAGCTGAAGATGGTCCTCAGAAAGCACACCCGCAAGAAGGCAAAAAACTTTCCAGATAATACTTCTGATACAAAGGCAGCTGTTTCATCGTGTTGTTCAGGAGATATGAGAAGGAACTCATGCAATAGTGATCTCTCGTGTTCTGAGAAGCATCCTTCGACACAAGAGTTATTCAAAATCAAATACAAAACTGATAGATGGAAGAGTGACACCGCATGGAGTGAGAGTTGTTTCAGATCTACATTTGAAATTCCAAGGGAAAAGATATCTGCTATACAAGAAGAGGATACAAATGCATTTTGA